The DNA window GGGCGGTCCACAGACAAAGCGTACGTCTGGCTTAGTTTAGCCAACAAATCTGTAAACGGATGCTCAAAAGCCAAACCTTAAAAACTGTGTCAGCTGCAAGTTgcagacagagatagagacagagacagcgacagcgacagtgagagtgtgtgcgagcgagagagcaaatgATGATGAAGCAGCCAAGAGTCCAATTGGAATAAATACATAACTGAATATGACACGTTCGCCGCAAAGtacaaaacaacagcagcaacaacaacaaccacaacaacacgACAAAGTGTCATAAAAGTTGTATACAAAACTCTGgagagttgttgttgcaacagcagcagcagcagcagcagcaacaacaacagcaaaaatcaACTTGAAACCGAGCACTAAGCACTTTGAAAATGACATAGGCAACTGAAAACTATTGCAAATTactctcattgttgttgcaacatgctgctgctgttgttgttgttgttgcacacacacaagcggcagcaacagcaacaacaacaacaaaagaaagaaagcgaaaacaaaataataagaaagCGAACTTAAAATGATTACACGATAAAGTTTTCGCTCTGCAATTTGCGCAACTAACAACAACttacaagagcagcagcagcagcagcagcaacagcagcagcatgttgcaacaacaacaactgcggcagcaacaagcgtTGCAAGCTTCTTTGaactttgcatttaaagctgcattGTTTATTCGAGTGCCCTGGCAATTGATGGAGCCATCCCCAGCCCCCCGCCCCCTGCCACTTTGTTGGGGCAATGTCAAGTGCAACAACATCGTTGCTCAGCTTTGGCCCAAGTTACTGGCACTTCGGATTATttagccaaaaatataaaatatgcttgtCAAATACTCCAATTGATACTCGAAAAGCTGCAGAGCTTTGAGTTTTTACTCAAAATCGAGCAAATTTAATTCCCCAagccagcaaataaatataaattgccttgcaatagaaaatatttcattgaattaattatttaataaacgaGTTTATACtgtagaaataaatattttaaatcagcTTTTAAGAATCATTAGAGTTAATCgattaaataaatgagcaaaaataaatcgaAATAAACTAGTTAGCATTGCAGAAATGATTTTTAACGTTCTGTTATTAACGTttacagtttatgttaaagcaatcaaagttggctttgctttattaataaaaaaataaaaacgcacaaGGCGAGGAGCTAGAAAAAATACAGTTGGCAATACTATTAACTTCGTTATTTCCAACGATCTATTGGCGAAACagtttgcaaaatgtttggctCTGTGCGCTTTACATTTCTAATGCTAGTCGCAGCTGCACTGACTACAGTTTATCAAAAAGAAGTGCAACAGCTTGCGAGCATCGTCTTCATGGATGAAAAGCTGCTAGATGAAGAAATTGCTGCTAATGAATTCAAGCCACAGCCGACGACAGAGACAGTGGCGATCATAACAGCGCAGCAACTGGCCGAGTGCAATGGTCGACATGCTAATCCTTGCTGGCTCGCTGTACTTGGTGCTGTCTTTGATGTGTCCAAGTGCAACAAGGAGAATGGACATGGCTGCTGCTACAAGTACTTGGTAGGCACGGAGGCGTCCGTGGCGCTTGTGCATGGCAAAATCGACGGCAAATATCCAAAGGCAACAGACGACGATGTGCTGAAGCTAAATTCCGAcgatttgctgcagcttgccaAGCTGATGCTGTTCTATGAGCAGGAATACGCCTACAAGGGCAAGCTAATTGGCCGTTTCTATGACGCGCAGGGCAAGTTAACCGACTATCATaagaagttgctgctgctgctggcacaaGCGGCGAAAGTCAAGGCGCTGAGCCAGCAAAAGGAAGAAAGTCTAGATCAAGTTGTTGAGCCATACGCTTACATTAAGTCCTATGACAAGTGTGCAGCACATGACTTGAAATGCTTGTATcaagtataataattaataataattaatttgtagttctttttgtttatttgcaatttgccattgccttgcattttatatttattgtcaattgagtgcacacaacagcagcagattactcatacgccatgtgcgctgccgctgctttgacataaattgtttaaagcgcCATTGTCTGCATGCCACTCGCAACTCGTCGCAACTCGCTAACAAAAATTGTCAATGTTGGCTGTAAGTGCTTGGGAgtcaattttgaatttaaaatacacCACGTAACGCAATATGTTGATCTTTTGAATACGAATGCGCGAATCCACATCAAATTGTATGTGAGCGAACGCGAATGCGAACGCAAGCacaaatagagagagagggcaAGGGGGGCGTACGTATAGAGacaacacaaatttaaataaactttactaATAAAATGTCGTTTACAAGTGGCAAGTGTCgagacggcagcagcagcagcagccaagaacCTGAGCCCAAAGCCTCTGGCTAAAGCTCTGAGCCAAAGCTGAGCCAAAATGTAGATGAAGACGAAGCAGACTgagactgactgacagacaaACTGACAAACGTATTAGAGTTTGAGACTTTAGATTTGGGTTGGGGCAGGGGTGCAAGGGGTTACTGCTACTGAAGGTATTACCAGGTCGTGCTGTTGTCGTCGAATTGAGACGTCGTCGCATGAGTTGATGCCCCAATGCCGATGCCAACAACGTATTAATTTTGTGtatcaaaataaacttattctTCTGGCGTTTTAGCAGCACAcaatgtgtgtgagagagagagcgagaaagaaaaaaaggcaggcaggcaaacaagcaaaagcaggcAGAGCTCTGTCTAAATATctcttgtctgtctgtctgtctgcctatctctcgctctcgttctcgctcgctctcgctctctctctctctctctctctcttttctatatctgtgtgtgtgtgtgcggcaaggcatatataaatatctacATCACGTTCCAAGCTCGGGAATGccaatgtaaatattttcaaactttGATGAAATAATCAAGGTAAACAGTAAATGTCGTTGTCGTATTCGCTGTCGTCATCATCATGCTCGTTGTCCTCAATGTCCTTCTTGTTTGTCGCTGCTCTTACCATCTTTTTTTCGCAtttgagagcgagagagagcgagagcgacagagcgagagcgacagagcgGAGCGGTGTCATGAAAAATTTGCTGCGACAAGCTGCAGTTTTAAGTCTCGATGTCTTCTTCGTCTGCGGCCTGCCAAAAAACGTTTTgcctctcactcacacacacacacacacacacatagatagagcgtgtgtgtgcatagaGATTTTGCCTGCTGGCATGTTAGTACTAGATACAGTTACAGTTTTGTGTCCAATGTTTTTGTAGCCTGTTTGTTTGTGCGACCAACTTGAAGTCCTTGCCCCTGCCCCAgcgccagttgcagttgcagttgctgctcctgTCGTCTGCATATATCCAGGCTGTTTGTTTGGCCAGACATAAATGTTTAACTGCAAGCTGAACTTTAACTCCAACTCTCAACTTCAAACtgtaactgcagctgcagcaagtcgaaaccgaaaccgaaacTCTGAGTGCGAGAGTTCAAATTGTAGTTGAAGCTGCAATTGTAGGctctctatctgtgtgtgcgtgtgtgtgtgtgtgtgcagcgttTAGCTGCTGACATTGCAATGCGAGTGCTATCAGTAAGTGCAGCGGTCAAAGTTCAGCTCCAAGTGCTATGATCTCTTATTCACTCACTCGTtcactcgctctcttgctctatTTTGACTTGCAAACTTAAACGCACTTTATTAAAGTTATTCGCCTGAGTGTTGTGCGATCTGAGCAACAATGGCTCAAGTCTAAGTGAAAGTTGCATAGGCTGGCAGCTGGTTGCACTTTAGTTTTTGAATTgattacataataataatgcatcGCACATGCATTGGCATtaaaatcatatttatttagtttttagttgaAATGATCTGCGGCAATTGCATAaagtagctgcagctttaaaatgTGTTGCCTACATTTGAGCGCTCGCTATGCAATTTACACGCAAAAGTGTGAACACagccaaagagagcgagcgagcgtgtctgcgtgtgtgtgtgtgtgtgtgtctggctaCGGCATGGAGTCCAGTCCGGTTCATATCATCAATCACGAAGACTTCATGGCGCAGACTAAAGCACAGATTTTTGGCGCAACCAACTGGGGCAGGCAGGTTGTCTGCCATGGGGATTTTCGGTTCGCTCAGCGTGGTGTGTGGGAGGCAAAGGATTGGCCGCTGAGCCGTGTGTGTATGTCACATGCCGCTACGGGTAATGATGAATCCTATTggtgtccatgtgtgtgtgtgaactgaCACTGTGCTGGAAGCTGTGCTGTTTAGTCAGGCATAAGATCGTCAAGGCTGCAGGCGATAGCCTTTAAATTGCTGCCTGCCCGCCAACCCACACatgccgcacacacacgtgagtgtatgtgtgtgtgtcaaatgGTGTTCAAACATATAAATGCTcgccagtgtgtgtgtgtgtgtgtgtgtgagcaacaaaaattgcaggCCAACTTGGCACCGACACAGGTGGCACAGCCTGCCTGAAACGATTGTCACCTTGGCGCCACAGCCAGCTtacccatgtgtgtgtgtgtgtgttggtgtgtggtgtgtgtgtgtgtgtgctatacaGGCGAATGCACTGAGATAAACCACCATAAATCTGTTGCCATCATTTTAAAGCGATTACTACAAATGGATGTGCACACGGTAAACTGCAGTCAACAGCGACGCCAACgccgacgctgacgctgacgccaaCGCCAAACTGTTGGTCGGTGACGGTGACGATGACAACGGGCGAACagaaacaaaacgaaaagcgTGCAATAAAGCGCACGAAACTCAgcacagaaaataaaagaggccaagtatataaaaaaaaatcgtgtgaatgaaaaaaataaaagtgaaacgaaacagaaaacaaaggcagcaaaacgTATGAATAGCAAACCCAACCATAGCACAAAACCAGCGTCTAGCTTTGAGTCTGACTGCAAAGTGAGCACACAGAGAACGACAGAGCGAGCGCTAGCGTGTGACagagatggagagagagagagcgagtaaATTGTAGCTGGACAGCGGAGCTGAGGCTGCGGCTGAGGCTGAGCTTTGGGTGTGGGCAGAGTCAGTTTAGCAGCTGCCCGAATGAGGCTAAGGGCTAACAAGCGCACAAAACAGAGAAAttccaatacacacacacacgcgctatgtaaaaataaagctacacAGTTGGgtttgaaaaaaatatcaacagcagcgaaaaaaaagcaaaaattcatGAGTAAATTGCAATGGCAGCCAACACgcgccaaaaatatttatatgtttgcctatgtgtgtatgttgaaGTTGCAGGGtgatccacacacacacacacacacacgctgcatgcaacattgtAAGCAGTGGCatgtgcaacttgcaacaattgttagcGCCATGTTATGCTTTATGACACTATTTACACATAGTTCCAACTTATTGTTAGACACGCCACAGACAAAACAGCAGCCAACTTaacattgcatttgcttaacagCAGAGCGAACAGGCTGTTAACTAACAGCAGCCAACTTAACATTGCATTTGCGCACGATCAAAGTGCAAATGTTACAcacagaaaatatttttaaaatactgagcaaattatttcattttaacaGACTTACGATCAATCAATCACTTTTTCATGCAATTGCCTTTCCtcttgataaataaatatactcacataaattaatgcgtttaatttgtttaatttttgcgctaacatcaataacaaaacagtaattaactaaaattcaTCACCGCTCGAAAACTCGTATATAATCTCAGTTTCAAATCTGCTCATAGGAAAAGCAAAATAAGCGTTAACTTGATTACCAAAATTATGCGAATAACCAATTAAAGGCGccaaatttgcattatttgtaGGCACCGCAGCACTTGCACGCTTGAGAGGGACCTTGCGATAGGGAACAGTGCGGCTACGCAATGTCATGTACTCTGTGCGATCTTCCTCCATAGCGTTTGATTCGAGCTCagtagaaaatatataatttactcGAACGGGATTAGCTAGACTAAGTTTATTCGAATtcagaatataaaaaaaaatatatatatatttttgatattttaatttactcgATGTATATAATGCGACAGCAGTAGCTAGACTGAGTCTACTGCTTAATACTTGAAGTCAAACTAGGCTCATAGCTTAAGCAAAGCCTGCTAAGCAATTGgaaaataaaccaaaataaaataaaaataaagaaaagcaagAACAAGCTAATGAACAATGATCAGTACTTAATGCATATGGCGCAGCACCCTGTATGAGAGCGGTGCATACCAGTGTTTAAAAAACTGCGAAAAGATTCATTtatgttgctggctgcttcTGCTTATGCTTCTGAGAAAAACGAAAGTCGCAGTcgaagcaacagcagaaaacGCTCGCCGACCAAAAgtgaatcagcagcagcagtcgccgtTTGcgaatttttgattttgctttgctgctgcttacgaTCAGCAACGCaagttcaagcagcagcaactgttcgACTTCTGCAAGTCGGCGTAAGTCGCAGTCGCGACTGCTGTCGAGAATACAGCTCATATTGAACAGTTGCGAACAGTCAAAACAGTAATAAGTcgaaattttgcaaattttgctgCTTCGACTGAAGCATTTTAAACACTGGTGCATACAGCCTGCAGCTTTTTTTCAACTGCTATTCGATTGACATTCAACAGAGCAGAGCGAGTGTAAAGAGAGTAGCGATTGCTGTCGCTTGATGCGTAACGCgtttaatatacaaatgaaattcaatgagccagttttttttttagtgtgtgtgtgtgtgcactctgGAGCGCATGATTAACTAAGCTGCAGCTCGAGCCACATaaacttgcaaataaataaaatgcattgaaattgaatgcgCTTGTGCAAGCGTCAAAAGCGTTAaagtgttgcaagcagcaagcgtTTGGCAATGTCAAAAGCAGCGTCGCCCCCACATGCAgccaggacacacacacacacacacacactagcaacATGGCTGGGCATCAGTCAGCGCAcaacacgctgctgctgctgctgccagcaaattgaTTCAATGCAACGCCGGGCAACAAAGTGTCCAATGTGGTTAGGAGATGCTCGTCCGTCTGCTGCGGGTTTGGTGTGCAACCACCACGTTTATTTTGAATGAATGTGCTGGGTGAGTGGTAGTGGGCGTGGTGTTGGAGGGCGGGCGGGCGTAttgcacttttgttgttgcccattGCCAGGTGGCGCGTTTCCCAGCATTGGTTACAGCTACAAgcgaattgttgctgctgttgctgttgttgttgttctccgTATCTTTTGGTTGGCATTTTCGTGTGTCttttggacacacacacacagagacagagcgagtTTGGCTGGCAGTGCTTATGTTTGCATtcctttttggcatttttgcaCTTGAATAACTTTGAAATATGGGATTAAATCGTCTCTTACGGGATTTTCTCGATTACAGCTATCATGGCTGGCGCTGGGCaaacggcaaaggcaaaggcaatggcaatggcaatggcaatggcaaaggcGAAGGCGTTACTAGCGCTGTTAGTGCCAAGCATGGGGCCAAGCATGACTGAGGTCAGTTTCCAGCGAGACGCGTGGcgttgcttcttcttttttttttatatttttggggTCGCCACTGAACCTGAACTCCAACCTTAGTCTCCCCCAGCCCAGTTCGAATGTCTGCGAAAGTGTTTCACGCTCaagtgtaaaacaaaaaacgcaagCAAAGCGAACGCACATGGAGCGACATTGAGACATGAGCAcatgagcagctgcaaaagtttttagtcGACTGCTtcgttttagctttttgtaAATCTTTACGCAAACAAATCGCGCAACATACGCGGCTCTGACGGCAAAGGGCAAAcggcaaagagagagagagagagagagcgagaaaaagAGTTGCAAGGCAATTGACGCACTTATTGaaacgtcagcagcagcagcggcagcgctgtcAACTGCAGGCCAGCTGCTGCCcacaaaagtaggcaatagATTCTTTTCACTATGCAACTGCTtagactgctgctgttgttgttaatgtgtgtgtgtgtgtgtgtgtgtgtgtgctgctttgGCTCTCTGCTGCCGACAGTCTGTAGtaactgccactgccactgcctgcggcagcattgaaaataaatgttcaacagcaacaacatgacGACTATGGGGCAAGACATCGCCGCAAAGTAcgctgcatgcaacaagcgCAGGGGCATGCCATACACTGTGCGACAAGAAATTTTAACAACAGCACAGTTTTGAATTCATATTCAAATAGCTGCGGGCTATAACAAAAACGCAAACTAAGCAAcgctaaatgaatttaaagcgACGCTgcactaaaatttaaacagttgcaattaaacaatttatgctaagcaactaagcagcaaaacgcatagaaattatataaattattaaaataatatatgtgcTGTTGCTTTAATGTCTAAGCATTTGTCactatatttaattcatacccaaaataaataaaaaaacattttttttactgtACTCACACATGCGttagtgtgtctgtgtgtgtgtgtgtgctacattttgccattttatgCTCGAGCATTTTATGCGCCAACGTTAAGTCaacacaatttgcaaatttcgtctgctgctttattcattttttttttagtactttttgctgttaaattgttaacatgTCTGTGCATGTCTGTGCCTGTCGCCTTGGCCtaacttgctttgctttttttttgtggcttagCTGTTCAATTTGCAAATCGTTGGGCGCAGCAATTATCGCTTGATAAACAGAAAAGAGAAAGCAAATGCCGTAACCCGTTGGCCACTTTATAAACTGTTGACATGCGCTATCTCGCTCACACTTGGTTTATAGCTTCGCTTGACTggcaatttgatattttttggTTGGCAAAGCTAAGCGCCAAGGCAATAATTAAGGCACACACACTGCAAACTGCATGCGGCGCTCGACTTAATGAATCCGCATGTGAATCCGACGTGGCAGACacttagagagagagagagagagagagcggggtgagggggggggggggggggggggggggggggggggggggggcaagCAATGTGTGGCAAGTCAAACCGTAAGCCGGCACGTCaaacattgcaaatatttatgggGAAACGAGTCGCAGacacagagcgagcgagcgggcggaggcggcggcggcggcggctgcagcatcaaaatgcaaatgccgaCTGGCTAAACGTTCACTACGCCCCGCCCGGGATTCAAGTATGCGAGAGAGCCGCCCCCTCCTGCCCCTTACCGACTACTTGTTCACACCTCATACTctcaacattgttgttgttgttgttgttgttgttgttgttgttgttgttgttgtcgtcaaCGTTGATTGCACGATGCGCGACGCTTGGCTTTCGCTCGAGTGTTGAATTGCAAATGTGTCAATTGTCAAATTTCAGAGCCCCGCTTCGCCGCCGCCACCTCGCCCCGCAGGCCtcttaaaaagcaaagcatacgTCAGACGTCAGtctgcatgcgtgtgtgtgtgtgtgtgtgtgtgtgtgtgtgacttaaGAGGCGGAAATTGAATGCAGACAGCTTTAGCTAgagctcctgctgctgctgctgctgttgttgttgttgcccccattttgttgcaatttcttGGGCACTTTTCTTATTCTTTGTACACAATTAAGGCTGCAATTTGTGTAGCGCTCACACTCTGCATAAatcagagagcgagagcgagagtgagagtgagagagagcgcagcaatTGCCCCCAATGACAACTAAAAACTTGtcaagctttgctgctgctgctgcaacaattaaacGACATTTGTTAGCGATTTGCTTAAAGCTTGGcaggcagcaacatgttgcatgttgccaCTCAATTCAGctttaagcaaacagcaagctAGAGGGATCAAGCGCCAGCCCTAGAGCAAACGAAAGATTTGTgtagcaataaaacaaaaatgcaaaaaaaaaaaaaaaataataaagtactacttaaatatttacgaTTCATGAACTCaatatgtgcacacacacacaaaggctgTACACATGTATTATAAATATGCCGTCCGAACAGCTCTAAGCTCAGTCCATGTTGGCCCCAAGTTCAGTTCAGCGTACGCAGTGTCCACAGCTTAAATATCCATGGGAcagcacaacaaaaagttgaggGCGGCGCACACTTTTTATGCAAACAGCAGAAACAATAGGCAGAGGctcacccagcagcagcagcggcagccaccCCAAAGCAACTGAAGTTGTTGCCTGTTGACGCTTAAGCTTTTAGATAACGCGTACGAGCGAAATAGGTTTCTGACCAAGGCTTATATTGGAATCCTGTTGTGTTGCAATCAGTAATTAGCTTATGGGCctttcaatttcaagcttcaatgaattcaattgattAACTGCACAAACGCTTTAAAAATCACAGCAagaattgaataataataatatgaataaTAGAGAATAGAATAATATGAATAATAGAGCAACACTGGATCACTGCTGTAGGGTGACAGCCCTACAACAATCGAGTAACTGACCACCAGTGTTGCCAACTTAGCTATTTTCACgtcaaaaaaatgttcataGTCGAAAACTGGAAAGAACCCAATTTGGCAGCCTGTTATTTTGACTATTtcgaaaaattaatttgctagtAGCGTGAATTCTGGCAgttttgaaaatgaaagcagccTTTTTTCAAGGTGGCGTTgatgacaaaaacaaaagaaaggTCATGGACTAtgttttttgtgaaatatgcGTCTCAAATATTTCTAAGACGATGACTAAAAAAAAGGTCGCTGACTTCACATTTACACCAATTTCCCAATTCACTGCATTGGAGTCAGCCTTCTTTGCCCTTGCTTTCAGCCAGAAACAGCCTTTTTTCTTATCAGCACTGCTGACCACCCCTAAGAATGAAAGAAATCACTCTTGACTGCAAGTGGAAGCCGTTGCACTAGAAGTTATTAAGTTGTTAACTTAGAGTCAACCAAAGTTGAGTCACATATTGAATATCACTTCATCTTTTCATTAATTACTTGTTACATATAACTTTACGATTTAACATACacaataaattacattaaaaagtaaacagaGTTTGAATTCTTTTTTGCCAGATCATAGCAAGCGGGCGAGCTACGCATTTAAGTCAACACATTTACAGTCCTCACAAAAATTTCACACGCCAACAAATACAGTAACACAAAAATTAGCTCAAAagcattttctatatattttctaaattttctACAAGCGCGAAACGCTTATAACCACAACATGTTCATTTTCAAGAATAACAAATATGCTGCCCGCGAGACTAAGACGCGTCGCCAGCCTGCGACGCGTCGCCAACAGAGGAAGAAAGCAACGCAGCCAGAGTCGGAGCAACGCTACTTACAGATGCTATTAAAGGCGTACGAGTATGTCCAGATGGTAGAGCTGTACAGCCGGACAGAGGGAACGGGCCCAGCGGCCAGTACAAGCAATGGCAGGGCAAGGGCTGCGGGGGGTGCAAGCCGCGCAAGGTCTGGCGTACAGACAACTTCAAGGGCCATCATTAGGCcacgccagcgccagcgtcagcgtcgcctgccaaagcaaatcaaGGCAAGTGATCAAGTGCTAATAAAGCAAGCGGCCTTAGCTGGTTATCACTATCGCTTGCCtgcattcaattcaaaattcaaataaatgtagCAGACCATGATTAACTTTGATATTGTCGTGTTTCAGATCTTCGATCTTAAAAATTTCTGCAATTGAAAATCTAACTAAGCAATGACAGTTTGGCATACACAATAGCGCGTGGGGGGTCCAATAGTTCAATATATGACCATGTGCCGTATTCTATGCTCACGCAAGGACTAAACAATGCGTCTCATATATTCAAAGCAAGGAATATTTCtatattgcagcagcagcagcgtttatTTAAACTTGACTTTCAGCTAAGAgccaactaattaaattgagtATATTGTTTATACATGAACAATTAACAGTGCAGGGCAGGGCagtgcggctgcggctgctgctgttattgcttGATACCTGGAAAGCTCAATTTATTGCCTGAGCTGCGGCCCATTGTGCTGGCGCAATAATTGTAAAAAGATTAAAgggcattttaattaaaaattgcatttatttatttgatttaattgttattggcGCTTTTTAAAATGCCATTTAAGCGTGCGTATGCACAGACGGAAACTCGTATGGGGAATGGCCTGACAAAGTGATGGACTATGACGTAGGGGGTTGGGGGGTTTGGGGGGGAGGACAAAAAAGTGAGAGCTGCTGTTTGGGCGCGCTCATAAGTGTGAATTCAACAACGCAAGGAAATTAATCTTAAGCCGCAGACAGcgaaaagccaaaaataaatcaacaatgcaataatttatcAGAAAATATGTGTCCGTTGCAAGCGCCAGcgtgccacttgccacaccgCATCAGACAAGCTTTTGcgtggcggcagcggcggcgtcagCATCTCGCTCACACTACTACAACAATgcgctgtgtctgtgtgtgtgtgtgtgtgtgtggagcgtTAATAAATTGTGCTCGCTCTAGCaacgcacaaaagtatgcaacagtgTTTGCGTTTGAATTTGGAGCGTCAGCAGCATGAGTCAGCTGCatatatcacacacacacacacacacacacacagagagagagagagagaaagagagcgagcagtCGGCACTTAAGTCTCTGTAAAATCCACTGTCATGGGCAACgactacaaaaacaacaagcagcatgaGCAGCTGAACAAGCATTGGGAGAGTCCACCAGGCACCACCAGGCTGGACACAGTTGCCACTCACAATGAGCTTGTTGCTAGCCACGTTTGTGGACAACGAAATATGAGCTAAAGCgtcacagtcacacacacacacacacacacatgcacaggcGACTGTAAAAGCTACGCTCAGGTTCAGGTTGGTCGCCCAGCTCGTTGTCAGTTCATGAATCAGTACACAGGCAGCTTGtctctcgttctctctctctctctctctttctctcatgCTGTCAGTcggccagtcagtcagtcagtcagtttgtCAGTCTGGCTGTTTGACAATTTGGCAATCAAGCGTCAGAACAACTCTGCAGCCTGCAAAATGCTAAAACGCCGCCGCGTGCGTAAGCCA is part of the Drosophila busckii strain San Diego stock center, stock number 13000-0081.31 chromosome X, ASM1175060v1, whole genome shotgun sequence genome and encodes:
- the LOC108605324 gene encoding neuferricin homolog, whose amino-acid sequence is MFGSVRFTFLMLVAAALTTVYQKEVQQLASIVFMDEKLLDEEIAANEFKPQPTTETVAIITAQQLAECNGRHANPCWLAVLGAVFDVSKCNKENGHGCCYKYLVGTEASVALVHGKIDGKYPKATDDDVLKLNSDDLLQLAKLMLFYEQEYAYKGKLIGRFYDAQGKLTDYHKKLLLLLAQAAKVKALSQQKEESLDQVVEPYAYIKSYDKCAAHDLKCLYQV